The following coding sequences are from one Brienomyrus brachyistius isolate T26 chromosome 2, BBRACH_0.4, whole genome shotgun sequence window:
- the susd1 gene encoding sushi domain-containing protein 1 isoform X20 — translation MRKDRMFWSTAALSMVFLIHFGFTISTVGMQGVDVCATCHINATCEEKADGHKVCNCMYGFVGNGRTHCQDKDECQIGANKICGNHTACHNTYGSFYCTCLTGYHPSNNMATFIPNDGTFCDDIDECRVQGICGEGAHCSNVQGSFNCRCQVGYRLENGQEPFRPSHDKSHCTAVDCGPPRSAGRAILLSFTGTSYLSQAVFGCSEGFRWKSGNTAAVCGAERVWEGPSLVCEEIKCGDPPVLPHATHQWNGSTAVGTKVEYLCNEGLRPVGGEHTSICGGRGTWTNVTLQCKEVDCGEPPSFPHAAMLWNQSSRVGAQVRYQCCAGFYNAGKGNVSLCTADGYWDPIDILCQEVDCGEPPSFPHAAMLWNQSSRVGAQVHYQCCAGFYNAGKGNVSLCTADGYWDPVNILCQEVDCGEPPSLPHAAMLWNQSSRVGAQVHYQCRAGFYNAGKGNVSLCTAGGYWDPVDILCQEVDCGEPPSFPHAAMLWNQSSRVGAQVHYQCRVGFYNAGKGNVSLCTADGYWDPVDILCQALCGPAPQLLHAVVEWQNGTVAVHRCQDGYRSRTGSNISVCDHAQTWHAATLICREVKPPISKVEVFNESCLRWKAEMNGGNQEHYTVQFVGSRAYQKAFQDKQMLVFKSGANRPELCMNLLPGTNYSINITAQTANFSLTVSANTSIQAPPVPHVTFRDVEGSCPTLGLHRTIHPQDAISVYQVFVLLLEGKVVFDCSSPRTPHFYGCREPCQEYITAEVQLAATGRKLFFTVGDQQWYGGYYNAPLENGKDYYIILRAVSQWAGVRKQYCVIWAKVKGASYIIESVTLLTGGSIGLVAFIVLLGYSYTWYCKKQ, via the exons ATGAGGAAGGACAGAATGTTCTGGAGCACAGCAGCACTGAGCATGGTATTCCTTATCCACTTCGGCTTTACCATCTCCACAG TGGGGATGCAAGGTGTGGACGTGTGTGCCACATGTCACATCAATGCCACGTGTGAAGAGAAGGCTGACGGCCACAAAGTCTGCAACTGCATGTATGGCTTTGTGGGAAATGGACGGACGCACTGTCAAG ATAAGGATGAGTGCCAGATTGGAGCCAATAAAATTTGTGGGAATCACACGGCCTGCCACAACACCTATGGCAGTTTCTACTGCACCTGTCTGACTGGCTACCACCCCTCCAACAACATGGCAACCTTCATTCCAAACGACGGCACCTTCTGCGATG ATATTGATGAGTGTCGGGTGCAGGGGATTTGCGGAGAGGGTGCACATTGCAGCAATGTTCAGGGTAGTTTTAACTGCCGATGCCAGGTTGGATACCGACTCGAGAATGGACAGGAACCCTTCCGGCCCAGCCATGACAAATCACACTGCACAG CTGTCGACTGTGGGCCGCCTCGAAGCGCTGGCCGCGCCATCCTGCTCTCATTCACGGGAACAAGCTACCTTAGCCAGGCTGTGTTTGGCTGTTCGGAAGGATTCCGCTGGAAGAGCGGGAACACAGCAGCAGTTTGTGGAGCTGAAAGAGTGTGGGAAGGCCCCAGCCTGGTGTGTGAAG AGATTAAGTGTGGAGATCCACCAGTGTTACCCCATGCTACCCACCAGTGGAATGGCAGCACAGCTGTGGGCACCAAGGTGGAGTATCTCTGTAATGAAGGCTTACGGCCTGTGGGTGGAGAACACACGTCAATCTGTGGAGGACGTGGTACATGGACAAATGTGACTCTCCAGTGCAAAG AGGTTGACTGTGGTGAGCCCCCCTCATTTCCCCATGCTGCTATGTTGTGGAATCAGAGCAGCAGGGTTGGTGCTCAG GTGCGCTACCAGTGCTGTGCTGGATTTTACAATGCGGGGAAAGGCAATGTCTCACTGTGTACTGCTGACGGTTACTGGGATCCCATAGATATACTCTGTCAAG AGGTTGACTGTGGTGAGCCCCCCTCATTTCCCCATGCTGCTATGTTGTGGAATCAGAGCAGCAGGGTTGGTGCTCAGGTGCACTACCAGTGCTGTGCTGGATTTTATAATGCGGGGAAAGGCAATGTCTCACTGTGTACTGCTGACGGTTACTGGGATCCTGTAAATATACTCTGCCAAG AGGTTGACTGTGGTGAGCCCCCCTCATTGCCCCATGCTGCTATGTTGTGGAATCAGAGCAGTAGGGTTGGTGCTCAGGTGCACTACCAGTGCCGTGCTGGATTTTATAATGCAGGGAAAGGCAATGTCTCACTGTGTACTGCTGGCGGTTACTGGGATCCCGTAGATATACTCTGCCAAG AGGTTGACTGTGGTGAGCCCCCCTCATTTCCCCATGCTGCTATGTTGTGGAATCAGAGCAGCAGGGTTGGTGCTCAGGTGCACTACCAGTGCCGTGTTGGATTTTACAATGCGGGGAAAGGCAATGTCTCACTGTGTACTGCTGACGGTTACTGGGATCCCGTAGATATACTCTGCCAAG CACTGTGTGGTCCTGCTCCCCAGTTGCTCCACGCTGTGGTGGAGTGGCAAAATGGCACAGTGGCGGTACATCGTTGTCAGGATGGATACCGCAGTAGGACAGGAAGCAACATATctgtgtgtgaccatgcccagaCCTGGCACGCTGCCACCCTCATCTGCAGGG AGGTTAAGCCACCCATCAGTAAAGTGGAGGTGTTTAACGAGAGCTGCCTGCGGTGGAAGGCTGAGATGAATGGTGGAAACCAGGAACACTACACC GTTCAGTTTGTGGGATCCAGGGCTTATCAGAAGGCATTCCAGGACAAACAGATGCTGGTCTTCAAATCAGGAGCTAACAGACCTGAACTCTGTATGAACCTGCTGCCAGGAACCAACTActccataaacatcacagcaCAGACTGCAAATTTCTCACTCACCGTCTCCGCCAACACCAGTATACAAG CTCCTCCAGTCCCTCATGTCACCTTCAGAGATGTAGAAGGTTCCTGTCCTACCCTTGGACTCCACAGGACCATCCACCCACAGGATGCAATTAG TGTGTACCAGGTTTTCGTGCTGCTGCTTGAGGGGAAGGTTGTGTTTGACTGCTCCTCTCCGCGCACTCCACACTTTTACGGCTGCCGGGAGCCGTGCCAGGAGTACATAACGGCAGAGGTCCAGCTGGCTGCAACTGGAAGAAAGCTTTTCTTCACTGTGGGGGACCAGCAGTGGTATGGGGGGTACTACAATGCCCCCCTGGAGAATGGCAAAGACTACTACATAATACTGCGTGCCGTCAGTCAGTGGGCAGGG GTCAGAAAGCAGTACTGTGTAATCTGGGCAAAAGTCAAGG GTGCATCCTACATCATTGAATCAGTGACTCTCTTAACTGGGGGATCCATTGGATTGGTTGCATTCATAGTACTTCTGGGATATTCATATACCTG GTACTGTAAGAAGCAATAA
- the susd1 gene encoding sushi domain-containing protein 1 isoform X16, with protein sequence MRKDRMFWSTAALSMVFLIHFGFTISTVGMQGVDVCATCHINATCEEKADGHKVCNCMYGFVGNGRTHCQDKDECQIGANKICGNHTACHNTYGSFYCTCLTGYHPSNNMATFIPNDGTFCDDIDECRVQGICGEGAHCSNVQGSFNCRCQVGYRLENGQEPFRPSHDKSHCTAVDCGPPRSAGRAILLSFTGTSYLSQAVFGCSEGFRWKSGNTAAVCGAERVWEGPSLVCEEIKCGDPPVLPHATHQWNGSTAVGTKVEYLCNEGLRPVGGEHTSICGGRGTWTNVTLQCKEVDCGEPPSFPHAAMLWNQSSRVGAQVHYQCCAGFYNAGKGNVSLCTADGYWDPVDILCQEVDCGEPPSLPHAAMLWNQSSRVGAQVHYQCRVGFYNAGKGNVSLCTADGYWDPVDILCQEVDCGEPPSFPHAAMLWNQSSRVGAQVHYQCCAGFYNAGKGNVSLCTTDGYWDPVDILCQEVDCGEPPSLPHAAMLWNQSSRVGAQVHYQCRVGFYNAGKGNVSLCTADGYWDPVDILCQALCGPAPQLLHAVVEWQNGTVAVHRCQDGYRSRTGSNISVCDHAQTWHAATLICREVKPPISKVEVFNESCLRWKAEMNGGNQEHYTVQFVGSRAYQKAFQDKQMLVFKSGANRPELCMNLLPGTNYSINITAQTANFSLTVSANTSIQAPPVPHVTFRDVEGSCPTLGLHRTIHPQDAISVYQVFVLLLEGKVVFDCSSPRTPHFYGCREPCQEYITAEVQLAATGRKLFFTVGDQQWYGGYYNAPLENGKDYYIILRAVSQWAGVRKQYCVIWAKVKGASYIIESVTLLTGGSIGLVAFIVLLGYSYTWYCKKQ encoded by the exons ATGAGGAAGGACAGAATGTTCTGGAGCACAGCAGCACTGAGCATGGTATTCCTTATCCACTTCGGCTTTACCATCTCCACAG TGGGGATGCAAGGTGTGGACGTGTGTGCCACATGTCACATCAATGCCACGTGTGAAGAGAAGGCTGACGGCCACAAAGTCTGCAACTGCATGTATGGCTTTGTGGGAAATGGACGGACGCACTGTCAAG ATAAGGATGAGTGCCAGATTGGAGCCAATAAAATTTGTGGGAATCACACGGCCTGCCACAACACCTATGGCAGTTTCTACTGCACCTGTCTGACTGGCTACCACCCCTCCAACAACATGGCAACCTTCATTCCAAACGACGGCACCTTCTGCGATG ATATTGATGAGTGTCGGGTGCAGGGGATTTGCGGAGAGGGTGCACATTGCAGCAATGTTCAGGGTAGTTTTAACTGCCGATGCCAGGTTGGATACCGACTCGAGAATGGACAGGAACCCTTCCGGCCCAGCCATGACAAATCACACTGCACAG CTGTCGACTGTGGGCCGCCTCGAAGCGCTGGCCGCGCCATCCTGCTCTCATTCACGGGAACAAGCTACCTTAGCCAGGCTGTGTTTGGCTGTTCGGAAGGATTCCGCTGGAAGAGCGGGAACACAGCAGCAGTTTGTGGAGCTGAAAGAGTGTGGGAAGGCCCCAGCCTGGTGTGTGAAG AGATTAAGTGTGGAGATCCACCAGTGTTACCCCATGCTACCCACCAGTGGAATGGCAGCACAGCTGTGGGCACCAAGGTGGAGTATCTCTGTAATGAAGGCTTACGGCCTGTGGGTGGAGAACACACGTCAATCTGTGGAGGACGTGGTACATGGACAAATGTGACTCTCCAGTGCAAAG AGGTTGACTGTGGTGAGCCCCCCTCATTTCCCCATGCTGCTATGTTGTGGAATCAGAGCAGCAGGGTTGGTGCTCAGGTGCACTACCAGTGCTGTGCTGGATTTTACAATGCGGGGAAAGGCAATGTCTCACTGTGTACTGCTGACGGTTACTGGGATCCCGTAGATATACTCTGTCAAG AGGTTGACTGTGGTGAGCCCCCCTCATTGCCCCATGCTGCTATGTTGTGGAATCAGAGCAGCAGGGTTGGTGCTCAGGTGCACTACCAGTGCCGTGTTGGATTTTATAATGCGGGGAAAGGCAATGTCTCACTGTGTACTGCTGACGGTTACTGGGATCCCGTAGATATACTCTGTCAAG AGGTTGACTGTGGTGAGCCCCCCTCATTTCCCCATGCTGCTATGTTGTGGAATCAGAGCAGCAGGGTTGGTGCTCAGGTGCACTACCAGTGCTGTGCTGGATTTTACAATGCGGGGAAAGGCAATGTCTCACTGTGTACTACTGACGGTTACTGGGATCCCGTAGATATACTCTGCCAAG AGGTTGACTGTGGTGAGCCCCCCTCATTGCCCCATGCTGCTATGTTGTGGAATCAGAGCAGTAGGGTTGGTGCTCAG GTGCACTACCAGTGCCGTGTTGGATTTTACAATGCGGGGAAAGGCAATGTCTCACTGTGTACTGCTGACGGTTACTGGGATCCCGTAGATATACTCTGCCAAG CACTGTGTGGTCCTGCTCCCCAGTTGCTCCACGCTGTGGTGGAGTGGCAAAATGGCACAGTGGCGGTACATCGTTGTCAGGATGGATACCGCAGTAGGACAGGAAGCAACATATctgtgtgtgaccatgcccagaCCTGGCACGCTGCCACCCTCATCTGCAGGG AGGTTAAGCCACCCATCAGTAAAGTGGAGGTGTTTAACGAGAGCTGCCTGCGGTGGAAGGCTGAGATGAATGGTGGAAACCAGGAACACTACACC GTTCAGTTTGTGGGATCCAGGGCTTATCAGAAGGCATTCCAGGACAAACAGATGCTGGTCTTCAAATCAGGAGCTAACAGACCTGAACTCTGTATGAACCTGCTGCCAGGAACCAACTActccataaacatcacagcaCAGACTGCAAATTTCTCACTCACCGTCTCCGCCAACACCAGTATACAAG CTCCTCCAGTCCCTCATGTCACCTTCAGAGATGTAGAAGGTTCCTGTCCTACCCTTGGACTCCACAGGACCATCCACCCACAGGATGCAATTAG TGTGTACCAGGTTTTCGTGCTGCTGCTTGAGGGGAAGGTTGTGTTTGACTGCTCCTCTCCGCGCACTCCACACTTTTACGGCTGCCGGGAGCCGTGCCAGGAGTACATAACGGCAGAGGTCCAGCTGGCTGCAACTGGAAGAAAGCTTTTCTTCACTGTGGGGGACCAGCAGTGGTATGGGGGGTACTACAATGCCCCCCTGGAGAATGGCAAAGACTACTACATAATACTGCGTGCCGTCAGTCAGTGGGCAGGG GTCAGAAAGCAGTACTGTGTAATCTGGGCAAAAGTCAAGG GTGCATCCTACATCATTGAATCAGTGACTCTCTTAACTGGGGGATCCATTGGATTGGTTGCATTCATAGTACTTCTGGGATATTCATATACCTG GTACTGTAAGAAGCAATAA
- the susd1 gene encoding sushi domain-containing protein 1 isoform X17, with product MRKDRMFWSTAALSMVFLIHFGFTISTVGMQGVDVCATCHINATCEEKADGHKVCNCMYGFVGNGRTHCQDKDECQIGANKICGNHTACHNTYGSFYCTCLTGYHPSNNMATFIPNDGTFCDDIDECRVQGICGEGAHCSNVQGSFNCRCQVGYRLENGQEPFRPSHDKSHCTAVDCGPPRSAGRAILLSFTGTSYLSQAVFGCSEGFRWKSGNTAAVCGAERVWEGPSLVCEEIKCGDPPVLPHATHQWNGSTAVGTKVEYLCNEGLRPVGGEHTSICGGRGTWTNVTLQCKEVDCGEPPSFPHAAMLWNQSSRVGAQVHYQCCAGFYNAGKGNVSLCTADGYWDPVDILCQEVDCGEPPSLPHAAMLWNQSSRVGAQVHYQCRVGFYNAGKGNVSLCTTDGYWDPVDILCQEVDCGEPPSLPHAAMLWNQSSRVGAQVHYQCRAGFYNAGKGNVSLCTAGGYWDPVDILCQEVDCGEPPSFPHAAMLWNQSSRVGAQVHYQCRVGFYNAGKGNVSLCTADGYWDPVDILCQALCGPAPQLLHAVVEWQNGTVAVHRCQDGYRSRTGSNISVCDHAQTWHAATLICREVKPPISKVEVFNESCLRWKAEMNGGNQEHYTVQFVGSRAYQKAFQDKQMLVFKSGANRPELCMNLLPGTNYSINITAQTANFSLTVSANTSIQAPPVPHVTFRDVEGSCPTLGLHRTIHPQDAISVYQVFVLLLEGKVVFDCSSPRTPHFYGCREPCQEYITAEVQLAATGRKLFFTVGDQQWYGGYYNAPLENGKDYYIILRAVSQWAGVRKQYCVIWAKVKGASYIIESVTLLTGGSIGLVAFIVLLGYSYTWYCKKQ from the exons ATGAGGAAGGACAGAATGTTCTGGAGCACAGCAGCACTGAGCATGGTATTCCTTATCCACTTCGGCTTTACCATCTCCACAG TGGGGATGCAAGGTGTGGACGTGTGTGCCACATGTCACATCAATGCCACGTGTGAAGAGAAGGCTGACGGCCACAAAGTCTGCAACTGCATGTATGGCTTTGTGGGAAATGGACGGACGCACTGTCAAG ATAAGGATGAGTGCCAGATTGGAGCCAATAAAATTTGTGGGAATCACACGGCCTGCCACAACACCTATGGCAGTTTCTACTGCACCTGTCTGACTGGCTACCACCCCTCCAACAACATGGCAACCTTCATTCCAAACGACGGCACCTTCTGCGATG ATATTGATGAGTGTCGGGTGCAGGGGATTTGCGGAGAGGGTGCACATTGCAGCAATGTTCAGGGTAGTTTTAACTGCCGATGCCAGGTTGGATACCGACTCGAGAATGGACAGGAACCCTTCCGGCCCAGCCATGACAAATCACACTGCACAG CTGTCGACTGTGGGCCGCCTCGAAGCGCTGGCCGCGCCATCCTGCTCTCATTCACGGGAACAAGCTACCTTAGCCAGGCTGTGTTTGGCTGTTCGGAAGGATTCCGCTGGAAGAGCGGGAACACAGCAGCAGTTTGTGGAGCTGAAAGAGTGTGGGAAGGCCCCAGCCTGGTGTGTGAAG AGATTAAGTGTGGAGATCCACCAGTGTTACCCCATGCTACCCACCAGTGGAATGGCAGCACAGCTGTGGGCACCAAGGTGGAGTATCTCTGTAATGAAGGCTTACGGCCTGTGGGTGGAGAACACACGTCAATCTGTGGAGGACGTGGTACATGGACAAATGTGACTCTCCAGTGCAAAG AGGTTGACTGTGGTGAGCCCCCCTCATTTCCCCATGCTGCTATGTTGTGGAATCAGAGCAGCAGGGTTGGTGCTCAGGTGCACTACCAGTGCTGTGCTGGATTTTACAATGCGGGGAAAGGCAATGTCTCACTGTGTACTGCTGACGGTTACTGGGATCCCGTAGATATACTCTGTCAAG AGGTTGACTGTGGTGAGCCCCCCTCATTGCCCCATGCTGCTATGTTGTGGAATCAGAGCAGCAGGGTTGGTGCTCAGGTGCACTACCAGTGCCGTGTTGGATTTTATAATGCGGGGAAAG GCAATGTCTCACTGTGTACTACTGACGGTTACTGGGATCCCGTAGATATACTCTGCCAAG AGGTTGACTGTGGTGAGCCCCCCTCATTGCCCCATGCTGCTATGTTGTGGAATCAGAGCAGTAGGGTTGGTGCTCAGGTGCACTACCAGTGCCGTGCTGGATTTTATAATGCAGGGAAAGGCAATGTCTCACTGTGTACTGCTGGCGGTTACTGGGATCCCGTAGATATACTCTGCCAAG AGGTTGACTGTGGTGAGCCCCCCTCATTTCCCCATGCTGCTATGTTGTGGAATCAGAGCAGCAGGGTTGGTGCTCAGGTGCACTACCAGTGCCGTGTTGGATTTTACAATGCGGGGAAAGGCAATGTCTCACTGTGTACTGCTGACGGTTACTGGGATCCCGTAGATATACTCTGCCAAG CACTGTGTGGTCCTGCTCCCCAGTTGCTCCACGCTGTGGTGGAGTGGCAAAATGGCACAGTGGCGGTACATCGTTGTCAGGATGGATACCGCAGTAGGACAGGAAGCAACATATctgtgtgtgaccatgcccagaCCTGGCACGCTGCCACCCTCATCTGCAGGG AGGTTAAGCCACCCATCAGTAAAGTGGAGGTGTTTAACGAGAGCTGCCTGCGGTGGAAGGCTGAGATGAATGGTGGAAACCAGGAACACTACACC GTTCAGTTTGTGGGATCCAGGGCTTATCAGAAGGCATTCCAGGACAAACAGATGCTGGTCTTCAAATCAGGAGCTAACAGACCTGAACTCTGTATGAACCTGCTGCCAGGAACCAACTActccataaacatcacagcaCAGACTGCAAATTTCTCACTCACCGTCTCCGCCAACACCAGTATACAAG CTCCTCCAGTCCCTCATGTCACCTTCAGAGATGTAGAAGGTTCCTGTCCTACCCTTGGACTCCACAGGACCATCCACCCACAGGATGCAATTAG TGTGTACCAGGTTTTCGTGCTGCTGCTTGAGGGGAAGGTTGTGTTTGACTGCTCCTCTCCGCGCACTCCACACTTTTACGGCTGCCGGGAGCCGTGCCAGGAGTACATAACGGCAGAGGTCCAGCTGGCTGCAACTGGAAGAAAGCTTTTCTTCACTGTGGGGGACCAGCAGTGGTATGGGGGGTACTACAATGCCCCCCTGGAGAATGGCAAAGACTACTACATAATACTGCGTGCCGTCAGTCAGTGGGCAGGG GTCAGAAAGCAGTACTGTGTAATCTGGGCAAAAGTCAAGG GTGCATCCTACATCATTGAATCAGTGACTCTCTTAACTGGGGGATCCATTGGATTGGTTGCATTCATAGTACTTCTGGGATATTCATATACCTG GTACTGTAAGAAGCAATAA
- the susd1 gene encoding sushi domain-containing protein 1 isoform X4 has product MRKDRMFWSTAALSMVFLIHFGFTISTVGMQGVDVCATCHINATCEEKADGHKVCNCMYGFVGNGRTHCQDKDECQIGANKICGNHTACHNTYGSFYCTCLTGYHPSNNMATFIPNDGTFCDDIDECRVQGICGEGAHCSNVQGSFNCRCQVGYRLENGQEPFRPSHDKSHCTAVDCGPPRSAGRAILLSFTGTSYLSQAVFGCSEGFRWKSGNTAAVCGAERVWEGPSLVCEEIKCGDPPVLPHATHQWNGSTAVGTKVEYLCNEGLRPVGGEHTSICGGRGTWTNVTLQCKEVDCGEPPSFPHAAMLWNQSSRVGAQVHYQCCAGFYNAGKGNVSLCTADGYWDPVDILCQEVDCGEPPSLPHAAMLWNQSSRVGAQVHYQCRVGFYNAGKGNVSLCTADGYWDPVDILCQEVDCGEPPSFPHAAMLWNQSSRVGAQVHYQCCAGFYNAGKGNVSLCTADGYWDPVNILCQEVDCGEPPSLPHAAMLWNQSSRVGAQVHYQCRAGFYNAGKGNVSLCTAGGYWDPVDILCQEVDCGEPPSFPHAAMLWNQSSRVGAQVHYQCRVGFYNAGKGNVSLCTADGYWDPVDILCQALCGPAPQLLHAVVEWQNGTVAVHRCQDGYRSRTGSNISVCDHAQTWHAATLICREVKPPISKVEVFNESCLRWKAEMNGGNQEHYTVQFVGSRAYQKAFQDKQMLVFKSGANRPELCMNLLPGTNYSINITAQTANFSLTVSANTSIQAPPVPHVTFRDVEGSCPTLGLHRTIHPQDAISVYQVFVLLLEGKVVFDCSSPRTPHFYGCREPCQEYITAEVQLAATGRKLFFTVGDQQWYGGYYNAPLENGKDYYIILRAVSQWAGVRKQYCVIWAKVKGASYIIESVTLLTGGSIGLVAFIVLLGYSYTWYCKKQ; this is encoded by the exons ATGAGGAAGGACAGAATGTTCTGGAGCACAGCAGCACTGAGCATGGTATTCCTTATCCACTTCGGCTTTACCATCTCCACAG TGGGGATGCAAGGTGTGGACGTGTGTGCCACATGTCACATCAATGCCACGTGTGAAGAGAAGGCTGACGGCCACAAAGTCTGCAACTGCATGTATGGCTTTGTGGGAAATGGACGGACGCACTGTCAAG ATAAGGATGAGTGCCAGATTGGAGCCAATAAAATTTGTGGGAATCACACGGCCTGCCACAACACCTATGGCAGTTTCTACTGCACCTGTCTGACTGGCTACCACCCCTCCAACAACATGGCAACCTTCATTCCAAACGACGGCACCTTCTGCGATG ATATTGATGAGTGTCGGGTGCAGGGGATTTGCGGAGAGGGTGCACATTGCAGCAATGTTCAGGGTAGTTTTAACTGCCGATGCCAGGTTGGATACCGACTCGAGAATGGACAGGAACCCTTCCGGCCCAGCCATGACAAATCACACTGCACAG CTGTCGACTGTGGGCCGCCTCGAAGCGCTGGCCGCGCCATCCTGCTCTCATTCACGGGAACAAGCTACCTTAGCCAGGCTGTGTTTGGCTGTTCGGAAGGATTCCGCTGGAAGAGCGGGAACACAGCAGCAGTTTGTGGAGCTGAAAGAGTGTGGGAAGGCCCCAGCCTGGTGTGTGAAG AGATTAAGTGTGGAGATCCACCAGTGTTACCCCATGCTACCCACCAGTGGAATGGCAGCACAGCTGTGGGCACCAAGGTGGAGTATCTCTGTAATGAAGGCTTACGGCCTGTGGGTGGAGAACACACGTCAATCTGTGGAGGACGTGGTACATGGACAAATGTGACTCTCCAGTGCAAAG AGGTTGACTGTGGTGAGCCCCCCTCATTTCCCCATGCTGCTATGTTGTGGAATCAGAGCAGCAGGGTTGGTGCTCAGGTGCACTACCAGTGCTGTGCTGGATTTTACAATGCGGGGAAAGGCAATGTCTCACTGTGTACTGCTGACGGTTACTGGGATCCCGTAGATATACTCTGTCAAG AGGTTGACTGTGGTGAGCCCCCCTCATTGCCCCATGCTGCTATGTTGTGGAATCAGAGCAGCAGGGTTGGTGCTCAGGTGCACTACCAGTGCCGTGTTGGATTTTATAATGCGGGGAAAGGCAATGTCTCACTGTGTACTGCTGACGGTTACTGGGATCCCGTAGATATACTCTGTCAAG AGGTTGACTGTGGTGAGCCCCCCTCATTTCCCCATGCTGCTATGTTGTGGAATCAGAGCAGCAGGGTTGGTGCTCAGGTGCACTACCAGTGCTGTGCTGGATTTTATAATGCGGGGAAAGGCAATGTCTCACTGTGTACTGCTGACGGTTACTGGGATCCTGTAAATATACTCTGCCAAG AGGTTGACTGTGGTGAGCCCCCCTCATTGCCCCATGCTGCTATGTTGTGGAATCAGAGCAGTAGGGTTGGTGCTCAGGTGCACTACCAGTGCCGTGCTGGATTTTATAATGCAGGGAAAGGCAATGTCTCACTGTGTACTGCTGGCGGTTACTGGGATCCCGTAGATATACTCTGCCAAG AGGTTGACTGTGGTGAGCCCCCCTCATTTCCCCATGCTGCTATGTTGTGGAATCAGAGCAGCAGGGTTGGTGCTCAGGTGCACTACCAGTGCCGTGTTGGATTTTACAATGCGGGGAAAGGCAATGTCTCACTGTGTACTGCTGACGGTTACTGGGATCCCGTAGATATACTCTGCCAAG CACTGTGTGGTCCTGCTCCCCAGTTGCTCCACGCTGTGGTGGAGTGGCAAAATGGCACAGTGGCGGTACATCGTTGTCAGGATGGATACCGCAGTAGGACAGGAAGCAACATATctgtgtgtgaccatgcccagaCCTGGCACGCTGCCACCCTCATCTGCAGGG AGGTTAAGCCACCCATCAGTAAAGTGGAGGTGTTTAACGAGAGCTGCCTGCGGTGGAAGGCTGAGATGAATGGTGGAAACCAGGAACACTACACC GTTCAGTTTGTGGGATCCAGGGCTTATCAGAAGGCATTCCAGGACAAACAGATGCTGGTCTTCAAATCAGGAGCTAACAGACCTGAACTCTGTATGAACCTGCTGCCAGGAACCAACTActccataaacatcacagcaCAGACTGCAAATTTCTCACTCACCGTCTCCGCCAACACCAGTATACAAG CTCCTCCAGTCCCTCATGTCACCTTCAGAGATGTAGAAGGTTCCTGTCCTACCCTTGGACTCCACAGGACCATCCACCCACAGGATGCAATTAG TGTGTACCAGGTTTTCGTGCTGCTGCTTGAGGGGAAGGTTGTGTTTGACTGCTCCTCTCCGCGCACTCCACACTTTTACGGCTGCCGGGAGCCGTGCCAGGAGTACATAACGGCAGAGGTCCAGCTGGCTGCAACTGGAAGAAAGCTTTTCTTCACTGTGGGGGACCAGCAGTGGTATGGGGGGTACTACAATGCCCCCCTGGAGAATGGCAAAGACTACTACATAATACTGCGTGCCGTCAGTCAGTGGGCAGGG GTCAGAAAGCAGTACTGTGTAATCTGGGCAAAAGTCAAGG GTGCATCCTACATCATTGAATCAGTGACTCTCTTAACTGGGGGATCCATTGGATTGGTTGCATTCATAGTACTTCTGGGATATTCATATACCTG GTACTGTAAGAAGCAATAA